From one Streptomyces sp. R41 genomic stretch:
- a CDS encoding Tn3 family transposase — MGSSAALDIAEIVRQLLEEGWEIDPEDLAHISPYLTEHIKWFGEYSTHELGIQPEAYDRKLDVDFTQLRDQDRPRLRFQHSRPDRVLCEGLCHAR; from the coding sequence GTGGGTTCTTCGGCCGCCCTGGACATCGCGGAGATCGTCCGCCAGCTCCTGGAAGAGGGCTGGGAGATCGACCCGGAGGACCTGGCCCACATCTCGCCGTACCTGACCGAGCACATCAAATGGTTCGGCGAGTACTCCACCCACGAACTCGGCATCCAGCCCGAGGCGTACGACCGGAAACTCGACGTCGACTTCACCCAGCTCCGCGACCAGGACCGGCCGCGCCTCCGGTTTCAGCACAGCCGCCCTGACCGCGTTCTCTGTGAAGGACTCTGTCATGCCCGTTGA
- a CDS encoding helix-turn-helix domain-containing protein, with protein MPAHTDGGVGRRIAYYRSVVRPKMTQQELADAARVALGTVRKIERGERGVTGATLEAIAGALGVDPSRLRSDRGPAHTEVREALPALSAAIVTYDLPEDGPVRPMHELRIAVDEAAKWRLGAQYTRIARRLPALLSELARAYHAAPAHERADAASLVVSAYRSADAVAYKFGARDLSARMVDIMRWASPEAEDPLLAASVAYVRTETYFAARAHAAGLRSLELALDAAPEPTTPTETAARGALHMRAAVIAGRSSDADAAETHLSESRALADRVPEDVYYGTAFGPDSVRTHEVSVAVSLGGDHVGQALDVAREWKPPASLPAERRSGFYIELARAQLWAGVADDAFESLKVARRIAPQHTREHPWVREDAATLRRLKRADSETLTNFAEWCAAT; from the coding sequence ATGCCCGCACACACCGACGGCGGAGTAGGCAGACGAATCGCCTACTACCGCAGCGTCGTCCGTCCGAAGATGACGCAGCAGGAACTCGCGGATGCGGCCCGAGTCGCCCTCGGGACGGTCCGCAAGATCGAGCGAGGAGAGCGAGGCGTCACCGGCGCGACGCTGGAGGCCATCGCCGGAGCTCTCGGCGTCGACCCGTCTCGCCTGCGTAGCGACCGCGGCCCCGCCCACACAGAGGTCCGCGAAGCGTTACCGGCTCTCTCCGCTGCTATCGTCACCTACGATCTGCCCGAAGACGGGCCAGTCCGTCCCATGCATGAACTGCGGATAGCGGTAGACGAGGCCGCCAAGTGGCGACTCGGCGCCCAGTACACACGCATCGCCCGCAGGCTTCCCGCACTCCTCAGTGAACTCGCTCGCGCCTACCACGCGGCGCCCGCACACGAGCGGGCCGACGCGGCCAGCCTTGTGGTCAGCGCCTACCGCTCGGCCGACGCTGTCGCCTACAAGTTCGGCGCCCGCGACCTCTCCGCACGCATGGTCGACATCATGCGGTGGGCCAGCCCAGAGGCCGAAGACCCACTGCTCGCCGCCTCCGTCGCCTACGTCCGCACCGAGACCTACTTCGCCGCGCGGGCGCACGCTGCCGGGCTCCGCTCCCTGGAGCTCGCGCTCGACGCCGCCCCGGAGCCCACTACCCCAACGGAGACCGCGGCGCGCGGAGCCCTCCATATGCGAGCCGCCGTCATCGCCGGCCGGTCCTCCGACGCGGACGCCGCAGAGACACACCTGAGCGAGTCCCGCGCCCTTGCCGATCGAGTACCCGAAGACGTCTACTACGGCACAGCCTTCGGACCCGACTCCGTAAGGACCCACGAGGTGTCCGTTGCCGTCAGTCTCGGTGGGGACCACGTCGGCCAGGCGCTCGACGTTGCCCGCGAATGGAAGCCGCCCGCCAGCCTGCCAGCCGAGCGGCGCAGCGGTTTCTACATCGAACTCGCCCGTGCCCAGCTGTGGGCGGGAGTCGCTGATGACGCCTTCGAGTCGCTGAAGGTCGCCCGTCGCATCGCCCCACAGCACACGCGCGAACACCCCTGGGTCCGCGAAGACGCCGCCACGCTCCGTCGGCTGAAGCGGGCCGACTCCGAGACGCTCACCAACTTCGCTGAGTGGTGCGCCGCCACCTGA
- a CDS encoding DUF6415 family natural product biosynthesis protein, with protein MDLATMRQTIALLLPPDEDATTVQGVGALTHTLRGHMELLIPEVEVAALKQPKDDIPRYCALACIGEARGKLRATPGPGAHGALAYARKLSRSLAALCDHYEALTGVTMCLTCDKPIRQGEDSQPYDNVSQSGGAATAGQIHSSCANTVRRH; from the coding sequence GTGGACTTGGCCACCATGCGCCAGACCATCGCTCTTCTTCTGCCGCCCGACGAGGACGCGACCACCGTCCAGGGCGTGGGCGCACTCACGCACACCCTGCGCGGACACATGGAGCTCCTCATCCCCGAGGTCGAGGTCGCTGCGCTCAAGCAGCCCAAAGACGACATCCCCCGGTACTGCGCGCTCGCCTGCATCGGTGAGGCCCGAGGAAAGCTTCGCGCCACACCTGGCCCCGGCGCACACGGAGCCCTCGCATACGCCCGGAAGCTGAGCCGCTCGCTCGCTGCCCTGTGTGACCACTACGAGGCGCTGACCGGCGTCACGATGTGCCTGACCTGCGACAAGCCGATCAGGCAGGGCGAGGACTCGCAGCCCTACGACAACGTCAGCCAGTCCGGAGGCGCAGCCACAGCTGGCCAGATTCACAGCAGTTGCGCCAACACGGTGCGCCGTCACTGA
- a CDS encoding FAD-dependent oxidoreductase, with the protein MRHRIAVVGSGPAGLTFARVLHRHGYPVTVLERDPAPDARPPGGTLDLHEGLGQLALDKAGLLAEFQALSRPEGQAMRILDTDGTVLRDWRPRPDDRANPEIDRGQLRDLLLGPLDVQWGRGVTQAVPGSRDGVLVHFADGRQETFDLVVGADGAWSRIRPAVTSVTPHYTGVTSIETSLDDVDTRHPDLARLIGDGSVAVYGVNRSLVAQRNSGGHVKVYTKFRAPLDWHTNLDLADAEAVRSSLLALFDGWAAPVLDLLCHGTAFVHRPFYVLPVSHTWTHVFGVTLLGDAAHLMPPLGVGANLAMLEGAELAESIAAAPGPGDLDEAVRAFEERMWARAGRWAKITMAGLERLVSPDPAEALALFDQVQPS; encoded by the coding sequence ATGAGACATCGTATCGCCGTGGTCGGGAGCGGTCCTGCCGGCCTTACCTTCGCCCGCGTCCTGCACCGCCATGGCTACCCCGTCACCGTCCTCGAACGCGATCCCGCCCCCGACGCCCGCCCTCCGGGCGGCACTCTGGACCTGCACGAAGGGCTGGGCCAGCTCGCGCTGGACAAGGCGGGGCTGCTGGCGGAGTTCCAGGCGCTGTCTCGCCCCGAGGGGCAGGCCATGCGCATCCTGGACACGGACGGGACCGTCTTGCGCGACTGGCGACCCCGTCCAGATGACCGGGCCAATCCCGAGATCGACCGCGGGCAACTCCGTGACCTGCTGCTCGGCCCTCTCGACGTCCAGTGGGGTCGGGGCGTGACGCAGGCGGTGCCGGGGTCCCGGGATGGCGTACTGGTCCATTTCGCGGACGGGCGACAGGAGACGTTCGACCTCGTGGTCGGCGCGGACGGCGCCTGGTCCCGGATCCGCCCGGCAGTCACATCGGTGACGCCGCACTACACCGGCGTCACCTCGATCGAGACCTCCCTCGACGACGTCGACACCCGCCACCCTGACCTTGCCCGGTTGATCGGCGACGGTTCCGTGGCTGTGTACGGCGTGAACCGAAGCCTCGTCGCCCAGCGCAACAGCGGCGGCCACGTGAAGGTGTACACCAAATTCCGTGCCCCGCTGGACTGGCACACGAACCTGGACCTGGCCGACGCCGAGGCCGTGCGATCGAGCCTGCTGGCTCTGTTCGACGGCTGGGCCGCTCCCGTCCTCGACCTCCTCTGCCACGGCACTGCGTTCGTCCACCGCCCCTTCTACGTCCTGCCCGTGTCCCATACCTGGACCCACGTCTTCGGGGTGACGCTCCTGGGCGACGCCGCCCATCTGATGCCCCCGTTGGGGGTGGGCGCGAACCTCGCGATGCTGGAAGGCGCCGAACTCGCCGAGTCCATCGCCGCGGCCCCCGGCCCTGGAGATCTGGACGAGGCCGTCCGCGCCTTCGAGGAACGGATGTGGGCACGGGCCGGCAGGTGGGCGAAGATCACGATGGCTGGTCTGGAACGCCTCGTGAGCCCGGACCCCGCCGAAGCCCTCGCCCTCTTCGACCAAGTCCAGCCATCCTGA
- a CDS encoding NF041680 family putative transposase: MPEPGDDREPLAELSSFRANFYNCLTARADAFFDLTDALLCADGPARTPVELSLTAEHRRGYGSFYAALNDGRLDTDRLRDLLTRLPLPRFESGRIVLSVDVSPWLRSDAACSPERLFCHVHGRSRSTAQIIPGWPYSLVAALSPGPSSWTAVLDAVRLGPEDDATAVTATQLRAVVERLVREGQWLTGDPEMLVVMDAGYDVTRLAWVLRDLPVELVGRLRSDRVLRVPPRPLSFTYQPLGRPPKHGAELRLAKPDTWPVPALVRLNDTERYGKAQAQAWDRVHPRLTHRSSWLDHDGELPLVEGTLIRLKVDRLPGDRDAPPLWLWSSKTGATTTDVDQAWSCYLRRFDLEHTFRYFKQDLGWTRPRLRNPLAADRWTWLVIAVHTQLRLAAPAATDQRKPWEKSTLPGTTMTPTRVRRAFRNIRPRLTNPARVPKPTRPGPRRPPGSKNRHPATRYDVGKTIKRPETLIERDQARR, encoded by the coding sequence GTGCCGGAACCCGGCGATGATCGGGAACCGCTCGCAGAGCTGTCGAGCTTTCGAGCGAACTTCTACAACTGCCTGACGGCGCGGGCAGACGCATTCTTCGACCTGACGGACGCCTTGCTGTGTGCGGACGGCCCGGCCCGCACACCGGTGGAGCTGTCGCTGACCGCTGAACACCGCCGCGGATACGGCTCCTTCTACGCGGCTTTGAATGACGGCCGCCTGGACACCGATCGACTCCGCGACCTGCTGACCCGCCTGCCGCTGCCGCGCTTCGAGAGTGGAAGGATCGTGCTGAGCGTTGACGTATCTCCGTGGTTGCGCAGCGACGCGGCCTGCTCACCGGAGCGACTGTTCTGCCACGTCCACGGCCGCTCCCGCAGCACCGCCCAGATCATCCCGGGCTGGCCCTATTCCCTGGTCGCCGCCCTGTCCCCGGGCCCATCGTCGTGGACTGCCGTCCTGGACGCGGTTCGCCTGGGCCCCGAGGACGACGCCACCGCCGTCACCGCCACCCAGCTACGCGCGGTGGTCGAGCGCCTGGTGCGCGAAGGCCAGTGGCTGACCGGCGACCCGGAGATGCTGGTGGTGATGGACGCTGGCTACGACGTGACCCGCCTGGCCTGGGTGCTGCGGGACCTGCCCGTCGAACTGGTCGGCCGTCTACGCTCCGACCGAGTGCTGAGGGTTCCGCCGCGGCCGCTGTCCTTCACCTACCAACCCTTGGGACGCCCGCCGAAGCACGGCGCGGAACTGCGGCTGGCCAAGCCGGATACCTGGCCCGTGCCCGCACTGGTGAGACTCAATGACACCGAGCGCTATGGAAAAGCCCAGGCCCAAGCCTGGGACAGGGTCCACCCCCGGCTCACCCACCGCTCCTCCTGGCTCGACCATGACGGCGAACTCCCCCTGGTCGAGGGCACTCTGATCCGCCTGAAAGTCGACCGCCTGCCCGGCGATCGTGACGCACCACCACTGTGGCTGTGGTCCTCGAAAACCGGTGCCACCACCACCGACGTGGACCAAGCCTGGTCCTGCTACCTGCGTAGATTCGACCTGGAGCACACCTTTCGCTACTTCAAACAGGATCTGGGCTGGACGCGTCCGCGCCTGCGGAACCCGCTGGCGGCCGACCGCTGGACCTGGCTCGTGATCGCCGTCCACACCCAGCTCCGCCTTGCCGCCCCCGCCGCCACTGACCAGCGCAAGCCATGGGAGAAGAGCACCCTCCCCGGCACCACCATGACCCCGACCCGGGTCCGCCGAGCATTCCGGAACATCCGGCCCCGCCTGACCAATCCGGCCAGAGTTCCCAAACCCACACGGCCCGGCCCCAGGCGGCCCCCAGGCTCGAAGAACCGCCACCCCGCCACCCGCTACGACGTGGGGAAAACCATCAAACGACCCGAGACGCTGATCGAACGCGATCAAGCTCGACGTTAA
- a CDS encoding HAD family hydrolase, with product MIDTILFDVGETITRDDRYWASWADWLGVSRHTLSALVGAVVAQGHDNAAALRLIRPGIDIAAEYAAREAAGRGEHLDETDLYRDVRPTLTALRENGVRVVIAGNQTARAGQLLRALDLPADLIVTSEELGVAKPAPEFFQRALELAQAPADTALYVGDHPANDVRPARAAGLRVAHLRRGPWGHLWADDPAVVKEADWRIETLSQLIEIAAR from the coding sequence GTGATTGACACCATCCTGTTCGACGTCGGCGAGACGATCACCCGAGACGACCGCTATTGGGCTTCCTGGGCCGACTGGCTTGGCGTATCGCGGCACACGCTCTCCGCCCTCGTCGGGGCTGTCGTCGCCCAAGGTCATGACAACGCCGCAGCACTTCGACTCATCCGGCCAGGCATCGACATTGCCGCCGAGTACGCGGCCCGCGAGGCAGCCGGCCGCGGCGAGCACCTCGATGAGACGGACCTTTACCGCGACGTCCGCCCCACTCTGACCGCGCTGCGCGAGAACGGAGTCCGCGTCGTCATCGCAGGCAACCAGACGGCGCGAGCAGGCCAGTTGCTGCGAGCGCTCGACCTGCCAGCAGACCTCATTGTCACCTCCGAGGAGCTGGGCGTCGCCAAGCCCGCACCAGAGTTCTTCCAGCGCGCCTTGGAGCTCGCGCAGGCCCCGGCCGACACGGCGCTCTACGTGGGCGATCACCCGGCGAACGACGTCCGCCCCGCACGTGCGGCAGGCCTGCGTGTCGCGCATCTGCGGCGGGGACCGTGGGGGCATCTGTGGGCCGACGATCCGGCGGTCGTCAAGGAAGCGGACTGGCGCATCGAGACCCTGAGCCAGCTGATCGAGATTGCTGCACGCTGA
- a CDS encoding TetR/AcrR family transcriptional regulator, producing MTVWDRPEPPAQPVPLDRERIVAAAIVLADEGGLEAVSVRKVAARLNAGPMRLYGYISTKQELFDLMVDEVQAEILPEEQHGEWREALRILAHRTRQAALRHEWLADLLGGRPTLGPNGLAVTEATLAALDGLADIDTVMHAVETVSAYFTGAIRREIANLRAERATGLSKLDWQRASGPHVTRMLATGRFPALAKAVYDGTDVDAETSFATGLDWVLDAVAAKLTRPPA from the coding sequence ATGACTGTGTGGGACCGGCCGGAGCCGCCGGCTCAACCTGTGCCGCTCGACCGGGAGCGGATCGTCGCCGCCGCCATCGTGCTGGCCGACGAGGGCGGGCTGGAGGCGGTGTCGGTGCGCAAGGTCGCCGCCCGCCTGAACGCCGGCCCGATGCGGCTGTACGGATACATCTCCACCAAGCAGGAGCTGTTCGACCTCATGGTGGACGAGGTCCAGGCCGAGATTCTCCCCGAAGAGCAGCACGGTGAATGGCGGGAGGCGCTACGTATCCTCGCCCATCGCACCAGGCAGGCCGCTCTCCGTCATGAATGGCTGGCCGACCTGCTCGGCGGCCGCCCAACCCTGGGCCCGAACGGCCTCGCCGTAACCGAGGCCACGCTGGCCGCCCTCGACGGCCTCGCCGACATCGACACCGTCATGCACGCCGTGGAGACTGTCAGCGCCTACTTCACCGGCGCGATCAGGCGCGAGATCGCGAACCTGCGGGCCGAGCGCGCCACGGGCCTGTCCAAGCTCGACTGGCAGCGCGCCTCCGGCCCGCATGTGACGAGAATGTTGGCCACGGGCCGCTTCCCGGCGCTGGCCAAGGCCGTGTACGACGGCACGGACGTGGACGCCGAGACATCCTTCGCGACCGGCCTGGACTGGGTCCTGGACGCCGTGGCCGCCAAACTCACCCGGCCACCGGCGTGA